A region of Leclercia adecarboxylata DNA encodes the following proteins:
- a CDS encoding DUF1471 domain-containing protein, whose translation MNTLLIAVLTFTTAMTSSAFAAQEINQAQGQQKIGTVSDSSGASSLADLEAKLQAKADKAGASAFRITSAGGNNTLSGTADIYR comes from the coding sequence ATGAACACATTACTGATTGCTGTCCTGACCTTCACTACTGCCATGACGTCATCCGCATTCGCGGCCCAGGAAATTAACCAGGCCCAGGGGCAACAAAAGATCGGCACTGTTTCCGACAGCAGCGGCGCATCGTCGCTCGCGGATCTGGAGGCAAAACTGCAGGCCAAAGCAGACAAAGCGGGCGCCAGCGCGTTTCGCATTACCTCCGCCGGGGGAAATAACACCCTGTCAGGCACCGCCGACATTTATCGTTAA
- a CDS encoding alpha/beta hydrolase, which produces MKKRFTHTLMASLLLASASGAALANNDKTVVLVHGAFADGSSWNRVISDLQRQHIEVFAVQLPLTSLQDDVAATRRAIARAQGDVVLVGHSWGGTVISEAGNDARVKSLVYVAAFAPDSGQSTADLADSFPAPPGSAGIAKTADGFLYLPGKSVRQDFAPDIQAAEQNTLEATQGPIRAEAFAEKVTHAAWHDKPSWYVVSKNDRMINPDLERAMAKAIDAKTSEVAASHVSMVSHPEEIARVIEQAVK; this is translated from the coding sequence ATGAAAAAACGGTTTACACACACCCTGATGGCCAGCCTGCTGCTGGCCTCTGCCAGCGGCGCTGCGCTGGCGAATAACGATAAAACCGTGGTGCTGGTGCACGGGGCTTTTGCCGACGGCAGCAGCTGGAACCGCGTGATTAGCGACCTGCAACGCCAGCATATCGAGGTTTTTGCCGTTCAACTGCCGCTCACCTCGCTGCAGGACGATGTGGCCGCCACCCGGCGCGCCATCGCCCGGGCTCAGGGGGATGTGGTGCTGGTGGGGCACTCCTGGGGCGGCACGGTCATCAGCGAGGCGGGTAACGATGCGCGGGTTAAATCGCTGGTGTATGTGGCGGCGTTTGCCCCGGACTCGGGCCAGTCGACGGCGGATCTGGCGGACAGCTTCCCTGCCCCGCCGGGCAGCGCAGGCATCGCCAAAACCGCAGACGGTTTCCTCTATCTGCCTGGCAAATCGGTACGCCAGGATTTTGCCCCGGACATTCAGGCCGCAGAGCAAAACACGCTGGAGGCAACTCAGGGCCCGATCCGCGCGGAGGCCTTTGCAGAAAAGGTGACCCACGCGGCATGGCACGATAAGCCGAGCTGGTATGTGGTGAGCAAAAATGACCGGATGATCAACCCGGATCTGGAACGCGCGATGGCGAAGGCGATTGATGCAAAAACCAGTGAGGTGGCGGCAAGCCATGTTTCAATGGTGAGCCATCCGGAGGAGATTGCCCGGGTGATTGAGCAAGCGGTGAAATGA
- the guaA gene encoding glutamine-hydrolyzing GMP synthase yields the protein MTENIHKHRILILDFGSQYTQLVARRVRELGVYCELWAWDVTEAQIREFNPSGIILSGGPESTTEDNSPRAPQYVFEAGVPVFGVCYGMQTMAMQLGGHVEGSNEREFGYAQVEVQTDSALIRGIEDSLTADGKPLLDVWMSHGDKVTAIPSDFVTVASTETCPFAIMANEEKRFYGVQFHPEVTHTRQGMRMLERFVRDICQCEALWTPAKIIDDAVERIRQQVGDDKVILGLSGGVDSSVTAMLLHRAIGKNLTCVFVDNGLLRLNEAQQVMDMFGDHFGLNIVHVEGEKRFLDALEGENDPEAKRKIIGRVFVEVFDEEALKLEDVKWLAQGTIYPDVIESAASATGKAHVIKSHHNVGGLPKEMKMGLVEPLRELFKDEVRKIGLELGLPYDMLYRHPFPGPGLGVRVLGEVKKEYCDLLRRADAIFIEELHKADLYNKVSQAFTVFLPVRSVGVMGDGRKYDWVVSLRAVETIDFMTAHWAHLPYDFLGRVSNRIINEVNGISRVVYDISGKPPATIEWE from the coding sequence ATGACGGAAAACATTCATAAACATCGCATTCTCATCCTCGATTTCGGTTCTCAATATACTCAGCTGGTGGCACGTCGCGTGCGTGAGCTGGGCGTTTACTGCGAACTGTGGGCGTGGGATGTTACGGAAGCTCAGATTCGCGAGTTCAATCCAAGCGGCATCATCCTCTCCGGCGGCCCGGAAAGCACCACCGAAGATAACAGCCCGCGCGCGCCGCAGTACGTATTCGAAGCCGGTGTGCCGGTGTTCGGCGTCTGCTACGGCATGCAGACCATGGCGATGCAGCTGGGTGGTCACGTCGAAGGTTCTAACGAGCGTGAATTCGGTTACGCGCAGGTTGAAGTACAGACCGACAGCGCCCTGATCCGCGGTATCGAAGACTCCCTGACCGCCGACGGCAAACCGCTGCTCGACGTCTGGATGAGCCACGGCGACAAAGTCACCGCGATCCCGTCCGACTTTGTGACCGTTGCCAGCACCGAAACCTGTCCGTTCGCGATCATGGCGAACGAGGAAAAACGCTTCTACGGCGTGCAGTTCCACCCGGAAGTGACCCATACCCGTCAGGGTATGCGCATGCTGGAGCGCTTTGTTCGCGATATCTGCCAGTGTGAAGCCCTGTGGACACCAGCAAAAATTATCGACGACGCCGTTGAGCGTATCCGCCAGCAGGTGGGTGACGACAAGGTGATCCTCGGCCTGTCCGGCGGCGTTGACTCCTCCGTAACCGCGATGCTGCTGCACCGCGCCATCGGTAAAAACCTGACCTGCGTCTTCGTGGACAACGGCCTGCTGCGTCTGAACGAAGCCCAGCAGGTAATGGACATGTTCGGCGACCACTTCGGCCTGAACATCGTTCACGTTGAAGGCGAGAAGCGCTTCCTCGACGCGCTGGAAGGCGAAAACGATCCAGAAGCCAAACGTAAAATCATCGGCCGCGTGTTCGTTGAAGTGTTCGACGAAGAAGCGTTGAAGCTGGAAGACGTGAAGTGGCTGGCGCAGGGCACCATCTACCCTGACGTGATCGAGTCCGCGGCATCTGCCACCGGTAAAGCACACGTCATCAAATCTCACCACAACGTGGGCGGCCTGCCGAAAGAGATGAAGATGGGTCTGGTTGAGCCGCTGCGTGAGCTGTTCAAAGACGAAGTGCGTAAGATCGGTCTGGAGCTGGGTCTGCCGTATGACATGCTCTACCGTCACCCGTTCCCGGGTCCGGGTCTGGGCGTGCGCGTGCTGGGTGAAGTGAAGAAAGAGTACTGCGACCTGCTGCGTCGCGCCGACGCGATCTTCATCGAAGAGCTGCACAAAGCCGACCTGTACAACAAAGTGAGCCAGGCGTTCACCGTGTTCCTGCCGGTTCGTTCCGTTGGCGTAATGGGCGATGGCCGCAAGTACGACTGGGTTGTCTCCCTGCGTGCGGTAGAGACCATCGACTTTATGACCGCGCACTGGGCGCACCTGCCGTATGACTTCCTGGGCCGTGTGTCTAACCGCATCATCAACGAAGTGAACGGTATTTCCCGCGTGGTGTATGACATCAGCGGTAAGCCGCCAGCGACGATCGAGTGGGAATAA
- the guaB gene encoding IMP dehydrogenase gives MLRIAKEALTFDDVLLVPAHSTVLPNTADLSTQLTKTIRLNIPMLSAAMDTVTEARLAIALAQEGGIGFIHKNMSIERQAEEVRRVKKHESGIVTDPQTVLPTTTLHEVKALTERNGFAGYPVVTSDNELVGIITGRDVRFVTDLNQPVSVYMTPKERLVTVREGESRDVVFAKMHEKRVEKALVVDDGFHLRGMITVKDFQKAERKPNACKDEHGRLRVGAAVGAGAGNEERVDALVAAGVDVLLIDSSHGHSEGVLQRIRETRAKYPDLQIIGGNVATGAGARALADAGCSAVKVGIGPGSICTTRIVTGVGVPQITAVSDAVEALEGTGIPVIADGGIRFSGDIAKAIAAGAAAVMVGSMLAGTEESPGEIELFQGRSYKSYRGMGSLGAMSKGSSDRYFQTDNAADKLVPEGIEGRVAYKGYLKEIIHQQMGGLRSCMGLTGCGTIDLLRTKAEFVRISGAGIQESHVHDVTITKESPNYRMGS, from the coding sequence ATGCTACGTATCGCTAAAGAAGCACTGACGTTTGACGACGTCCTCCTCGTTCCCGCTCATTCCACCGTTCTGCCGAATACTGCCGACCTCAGCACGCAGTTGACCAAAACCATTCGCTTGAACATTCCTATGCTCTCCGCGGCAATGGACACCGTGACTGAAGCGCGCCTGGCTATCGCCCTGGCTCAGGAAGGCGGCATTGGCTTTATTCATAAAAACATGTCTATCGAGCGCCAGGCGGAAGAAGTTCGCCGCGTGAAGAAGCATGAATCTGGCATCGTTACCGACCCACAAACCGTCCTGCCAACCACCACCCTGCACGAAGTGAAAGCGCTGACCGAGCGTAACGGCTTCGCAGGCTACCCGGTTGTGACCTCCGATAACGAACTGGTGGGCATCATCACCGGTCGTGACGTGCGTTTCGTCACCGACCTGAACCAGCCGGTCAGCGTCTACATGACTCCGAAAGAGCGTCTGGTCACCGTACGTGAAGGTGAATCCCGCGACGTGGTCTTCGCCAAAATGCACGAAAAACGCGTTGAAAAAGCGCTGGTTGTGGACGATGGCTTCCACCTGCGCGGCATGATCACCGTTAAAGACTTCCAGAAAGCAGAACGTAAACCCAACGCCTGTAAAGACGAGCATGGCCGTCTGCGCGTCGGCGCGGCAGTTGGCGCGGGTGCCGGCAACGAAGAGCGCGTTGACGCGCTGGTTGCTGCGGGCGTTGACGTCCTGCTGATCGACTCCTCTCACGGCCACTCCGAAGGCGTGCTGCAACGTATTCGTGAAACCCGTGCAAAATATCCGGACCTGCAGATCATCGGCGGTAACGTAGCGACCGGTGCGGGCGCGCGTGCCCTGGCCGACGCGGGTTGCAGCGCGGTGAAAGTAGGTATTGGCCCAGGCTCCATCTGTACTACCCGTATCGTGACCGGCGTAGGCGTTCCACAGATTACCGCCGTATCCGACGCGGTTGAAGCGCTGGAAGGTACCGGTATTCCTGTTATCGCTGACGGCGGCATCCGCTTCTCTGGCGACATCGCGAAAGCCATCGCGGCCGGTGCGGCAGCGGTCATGGTCGGTTCCATGCTGGCGGGTACCGAAGAGTCTCCGGGCGAAATCGAACTGTTCCAGGGGCGTTCTTATAAATCCTACCGCGGTATGGGTTCCCTGGGCGCGATGTCCAAAGGCTCCTCCGACCGTTACTTCCAGACCGACAACGCCGCTGACAAACTGGTGCCGGAAGGTATCGAAGGTCGCGTGGCCTATAAAGGCTACCTGAAAGAGATCATCCACCAGCAGATGGGCGGCCTGCGCTCCTGTATGGGCCTGACCGGCTGTGGTACCATTGACCTGCTGCGTACTAAAGCGGAATTCGTGCGTATCAGCGGTGCGGGTATCCAGGAAAGCCACGTTCACGACGTGACGATCACCAAAGAGTCTCCGAACTACCGTATGGGCTCCTGA